One Planctomycetota bacterium genomic region harbors:
- a CDS encoding phytanoyl-CoA dioxygenase family protein, translated as MNTTADQLSLDTLIDVTPEQIRQFREDGFIKLKHILTPDELRHYGDAITDHVMANNPHKDRPLEERDTYGKAFIQLGRIWENSAVGRELTLSKRLGKIATDLMGTRGVRLYHDQALYKEPAGGFTPWHVDQQYWPLATSQTVTAWIPLQATPIDMGPLEFGKGSHLKNIGRDLEIGEDSERRIRDAIKEHGVVSSFEPYDLGEVSFHYGWTLHRAGGNTTDQPRKVHTIIYMDRDMTLLDPKTENRKRDAASWCPGVQPGEIVDSPLNPVIFDYDA; from the coding sequence ATGAACACCACCGCGGATCAACTCAGCCTAGATACGTTGATCGATGTCACCCCGGAACAGATTCGCCAGTTCCGTGAGGATGGCTTCATCAAACTCAAGCACATTCTCACCCCGGACGAACTTCGGCACTACGGCGATGCCATCACGGATCATGTGATGGCGAACAATCCCCACAAGGATCGGCCGCTTGAAGAGCGCGATACCTACGGCAAGGCGTTCATCCAACTCGGCCGGATCTGGGAGAACTCCGCGGTCGGCCGTGAACTGACGCTCAGTAAACGGCTCGGAAAGATCGCCACGGATCTCATGGGAACGCGCGGCGTCAGGCTCTATCACGATCAGGCCCTCTACAAGGAGCCCGCCGGCGGATTCACGCCATGGCACGTTGATCAGCAATACTGGCCGCTTGCAACGAGCCAAACCGTCACCGCATGGATCCCGTTGCAGGCGACGCCGATCGACATGGGCCCGCTCGAGTTCGGCAAGGGCAGTCACCTGAAGAACATTGGCCGTGATCTGGAGATCGGCGAGGACTCCGAGCGCCGCATCCGCGACGCGATCAAGGAGCACGGCGTCGTCTCCAGCTTCGAGCCGTACGACCTCGGCGAAGTCAGCTTCCACTACGGCTGGACGCTCCATCGCGCCGGCGGCAACACGACCGACCAACCGCGCAAGGTCCACACCATCATCTACATGGATCGCGACATGACGCTGCTCGACCCGAAGACCGAGAATCGCAAACGCGACGCGGCCAGCTGGTGCCCCGGTGTTCAGCCCGGCGAAATCGTCGACAGTCCGCTCAATCCGGTGATCTTCGACTATGACGCTTAG
- a CDS encoding helix-turn-helix domain-containing protein — protein MLPSREHIRLPIDGSFRVSRSVSPRGFPFTWHRHDEVELTLIEQGIGRRFVGDSIEAFATGDVVLLGPNVPHTWQSDPPKHDISIVVQFQTKLLADRPELKRCRRLVENARRGLAFRCTPKERSAFVELTEASSLDRLVGLYQLLDRLSHKRGRPLASDGYLTETTSNVVDASRLDRAIRFVETRRKRDGVPPEQRTVARHIGLTPSAFCRFFQRATGRSFTDWTREIRIGRACKLLDETDLPITHVATESGYANLSHFNRQFREVRGTTPRAYRQSRPG, from the coding sequence ATGCTGCCAAGCCGAGAGCACATCCGATTGCCGATCGACGGCTCGTTTCGCGTCTCCCGATCGGTGTCACCGCGCGGCTTCCCGTTCACATGGCATCGTCACGATGAGGTCGAGCTCACGCTCATCGAGCAAGGGATCGGCCGACGATTCGTCGGCGACAGCATCGAAGCATTTGCCACCGGCGACGTGGTGTTGCTCGGCCCGAACGTCCCGCACACTTGGCAATCCGATCCACCCAAACACGACATCTCGATCGTGGTGCAGTTCCAAACGAAACTACTCGCGGACCGCCCGGAACTGAAACGTTGCCGGCGGCTGGTCGAAAATGCTCGCCGCGGACTTGCGTTTCGTTGTACGCCGAAAGAACGGTCGGCCTTTGTCGAACTCACCGAGGCATCATCGCTCGACAGGTTGGTCGGGCTGTACCAACTCCTCGACCGTCTCTCGCACAAGCGCGGCCGGCCACTGGCGAGTGACGGATACCTGACCGAAACAACCAGCAACGTGGTCGATGCGTCTCGGCTCGACAGGGCTATCCGTTTCGTTGAAACCCGCCGCAAGCGCGACGGCGTTCCGCCGGAACAGCGGACGGTCGCGCGGCACATCGGCCTGACGCCGTCAGCATTCTGCCGGTTCTTCCAACGCGCGACCGGCCGGTCCTTCACCGACTGGACCCGCGAAATCCGTATCGGTCGTGCGTGCAAACTGCTCGACGAAACCGACCTGCCAATCACGCACGTCGCTACCGAATCTGGCTACGCCAATCTCTCGCACTTCAACCGCCAGTTCCGCGAAGTCCGCGGCACCACGCCACGGGCGTACCGCCAATCACGTCCGGGGTAA
- a CDS encoding 3-dehydroquinate synthase codes for MSSARQMYRMSFTVPFTHRVVFTRDVLGDDADALIDVLEADDRPRVMFVVDDGLIDEAGTLLHKIDALGDRFDGRLEIVGETIRVTAGEDSKNDPVVVEQLLAAIEAHGLDRRSYIVVIGGGAVLDTVGFAAAIAHRGIRLVRLPSTTLAQADSGIGVKNAVNLHGKKNWQGTFAVPWAVLNDEALLATLSDRDFRCGFSEAVKVALLKDAGEFDKLCEDAEAIADREPIASFRAIERSAFWHLMHITRGGDPFEMLEARPLDFGHWSAHRLEPMTDFALRHGEAVGIGVAIDCYYSTLTQGFPEGDTQRVVQCLTDLQLPLTHSALTRTDELLGGLEEFRQHLGGRLTITLLKRIAQPINVHEIDAVAMREAIDAVREQGGDEPVNDAIDAA; via the coding sequence ATGTCGTCCGCCCGCCAGATGTATCGCATGTCCTTCACGGTGCCGTTCACGCACCGGGTCGTGTTCACGCGCGACGTCCTGGGCGACGACGCGGACGCGCTGATCGACGTGCTCGAAGCCGATGACCGCCCGCGTGTGATGTTCGTCGTCGACGACGGGCTCATCGACGAAGCTGGCACGCTGCTACACAAGATCGACGCATTGGGCGATCGCTTCGATGGTCGGTTGGAAATCGTCGGGGAGACCATCCGCGTCACCGCCGGGGAGGATTCGAAGAACGACCCGGTCGTCGTCGAACAACTGCTCGCTGCGATCGAAGCGCACGGCCTGGACCGACGCAGCTACATTGTCGTCATCGGCGGCGGGGCGGTCCTCGACACCGTCGGCTTCGCGGCAGCGATCGCCCACCGCGGCATCCGTCTGGTCCGGCTGCCGTCCACCACCCTCGCCCAAGCTGACAGCGGCATCGGCGTGAAGAACGCCGTCAATCTCCACGGCAAGAAGAACTGGCAAGGCACGTTCGCCGTACCCTGGGCCGTGCTGAATGACGAGGCACTGCTAGCGACTTTGTCGGATAGGGATTTCCGGTGTGGCTTCTCCGAGGCGGTCAAAGTCGCGCTGCTCAAGGACGCCGGCGAGTTCGACAAGCTCTGCGAAGACGCGGAGGCCATTGCGGACCGCGAGCCGATCGCCAGCTTCCGCGCGATCGAACGCTCGGCATTCTGGCACCTGATGCACATCACCCGTGGCGGCGACCCGTTCGAGATGCTCGAAGCACGCCCGCTCGACTTTGGCCACTGGTCCGCCCACCGGCTCGAACCCATGACCGACTTCGCCCTGCGCCATGGCGAAGCGGTCGGCATCGGCGTCGCCATCGATTGCTACTACTCGACGCTCACCCAGGGCTTCCCCGAGGGCGACACGCAGCGCGTGGTCCAATGTCTCACAGACCTGCAACTGCCACTGACGCACTCGGCCCTAACGCGGACCGACGAACTACTCGGCGGCCTCGAAGAGTTCCGCCAACACTTGGGCGGTCGACTCACGATTACGCTGCTCAAGCGCATCGCTCAGCCGATCAACGTGCATGAGATTGATGCCGTCGCGATGCGTGAAGCGATCGACGCCGTCCGTGAGCAGGGCGGCGACGAACCGGTCAACGATGCGATCGACGCGGCCTAA